One genomic segment of Halalkalicoccus tibetensis includes these proteins:
- a CDS encoding nucleotidyltransferase domain-containing protein encodes MYVELRLPLPDEQVFRYEAMDDVLEITATNPTTEFSNRDLQSLTGFGGPSVSKALSLLEAMGLLHRRDTSTKSLYRIDERRLHDPEDPFLAIPQAEFRTPLERFAERIRENVPMVVGIVCFGSVARGEADRASDLDVFVLVEEDDTLVSARRSIAEIKRDLESERIDGQRYEFEVFVESVESARRRGEDLLPILGGGVVLYETDAFRRVTAELFGGETA; translated from the coding sequence ATGTACGTCGAACTACGGCTCCCGCTCCCGGACGAGCAGGTCTTCCGGTACGAGGCGATGGACGACGTCCTTGAGATCACGGCGACGAACCCAACGACGGAGTTCTCGAACCGTGACCTCCAGTCGCTCACGGGGTTCGGCGGTCCGAGCGTCAGCAAAGCCCTCTCGCTGCTCGAAGCGATGGGGCTTCTCCACAGGCGCGACACCAGCACGAAGTCGCTCTACCGGATCGACGAGCGCCGGCTCCACGACCCCGAGGATCCGTTTCTCGCGATCCCACAGGCCGAGTTTCGCACGCCGCTCGAACGGTTCGCAGAGCGGATCCGCGAGAACGTGCCGATGGTCGTCGGCATCGTCTGCTTCGGGAGCGTCGCACGGGGCGAGGCCGATCGCGCGAGCGACCTCGACGTGTTCGTCCTCGTCGAGGAGGACGACACGCTGGTGAGCGCACGGCGATCGATCGCCGAGATCAAGCGCGACCTCGAATCGGAACGGATCGACGGCCAGCGCTACGAGTTCGAGGTGTTCGTCGAGTCCGTCGAGAGCGCCCGTCGTCGGGGCGAGGACCTCCTCCCGATCCTCGGAGGGGGGGTCGTCCTCTACGAAACCGACGCCTTCCGACGAGTGACGGCGGAGCTGTTCGGTGGTGAGACGGCGTGA
- a CDS encoding long-chain fatty acid--CoA ligase produces MHWREAEREYTDEVIGESTLPRAFEESVARNGEEVAQQYKGGVYDRSLTTGVIPRAGDGEFAELTYDGMASVVRNLAAGFRELGVERGDRVGIFADTRMEWAQTDFGLLAAGAVVTTVYAGSSPNQAEYLLSDAGARGVVVENGETLERVLAVENELDLEFVVVMDRVEGYDDREDVLTLAELHDRGEAAFDREAYEERIDATEPEDLATLIYTSGTTGRPKGVELTHRNLRANVNQCRKRFGPRPDKEAAGLPSITPETRAVSFLPLAHVLERTAGHFLMFASGASVAYAESPDTLQEDFQTVQPTTSTSVPRVYEKIYDAIRSQASESDVKRRIFEWAVEVGKEFHRTPSPGPVLKGKQALADRLVFGQVKEALGGEIEFLISGGGSLSPELCALYHGMGMPILEGYGLTETAPVVSVNPIEAPEIGTIGPPLPDVEIAVDEGVVGERQRREAAGEVGELLVRGPNVTRGYWNDEEATAEAFADEVPGADPEAGSAGGSGDSGKWFRTGDVVEVRPDDYIVFRERAKQIIVLSTGKNVAPGPIEDAFAASEVVEQCMVMGDGRKFISALIVPNVEGVREWAETEGIDLPDEERELCRDERVKERIDEEVERVNEGFESHERIKQFRVIPEEFTEDNDMLTPTMKKKRRNILDRFADEIEAIYGE; encoded by the coding sequence ATGCACTGGCGGGAAGCCGAACGCGAGTACACCGACGAGGTGATCGGAGAGTCGACGCTGCCCCGGGCCTTCGAGGAGAGCGTCGCCCGGAACGGCGAGGAGGTCGCCCAGCAGTACAAGGGCGGCGTCTACGATCGGTCGCTGACGACGGGCGTTATCCCGCGGGCCGGCGACGGCGAGTTCGCGGAGCTGACCTACGACGGGATGGCGTCGGTCGTTCGGAACCTCGCGGCGGGCTTTCGCGAACTCGGCGTCGAACGGGGCGACCGTGTGGGGATCTTCGCCGACACCCGCATGGAGTGGGCCCAGACGGACTTCGGGCTGCTCGCCGCGGGCGCGGTCGTCACGACCGTCTATGCCGGCTCCTCGCCCAACCAGGCCGAGTATCTCCTCTCCGACGCCGGCGCGAGGGGCGTCGTCGTCGAGAACGGAGAGACCCTCGAGCGGGTGCTCGCGGTCGAGAACGAGCTCGACCTCGAGTTCGTCGTCGTCATGGACCGGGTCGAGGGCTACGACGACCGGGAGGACGTCCTGACGCTCGCGGAGCTCCACGACCGGGGCGAGGCGGCGTTCGATCGTGAGGCCTACGAGGAGCGGATCGACGCGACCGAGCCCGAGGACCTCGCGACGTTGATCTACACCTCGGGGACGACGGGCCGGCCCAAGGGCGTCGAGCTCACCCACCGGAACCTCCGGGCGAACGTCAACCAGTGTCGCAAACGGTTCGGTCCCCGCCCCGACAAGGAGGCGGCGGGGCTGCCCTCGATCACCCCCGAGACGCGGGCGGTCTCGTTCCTGCCGCTCGCACACGTCCTCGAGCGGACCGCCGGCCACTTCCTGATGTTCGCCAGCGGCGCGTCGGTGGCGTACGCCGAGAGCCCGGACACCCTCCAGGAGGACTTCCAAACCGTACAGCCCACGACGAGTACGAGCGTCCCGCGGGTCTACGAGAAGATCTACGACGCGATCCGCTCGCAGGCGAGCGAGTCCGACGTCAAACGGCGGATCTTCGAGTGGGCCGTCGAGGTCGGCAAGGAGTTCCACCGAACCCCCTCGCCGGGGCCGGTTCTCAAAGGCAAGCAGGCGCTCGCCGACAGGCTCGTCTTCGGCCAGGTCAAGGAGGCGCTGGGCGGGGAGATCGAGTTCCTCATCAGCGGCGGGGGCAGCCTCTCCCCCGAGCTCTGTGCGCTGTATCACGGGATGGGGATGCCCATCCTGGAGGGCTACGGCCTGACCGAGACCGCGCCGGTGGTCTCGGTCAACCCGATCGAGGCCCCCGAGATCGGCACGATCGGCCCGCCGCTGCCCGACGTCGAGATCGCCGTCGACGAAGGGGTCGTCGGCGAGCGCCAGCGCCGCGAGGCCGCGGGCGAGGTCGGCGAGCTGCTGGTCAGGGGCCCGAACGTCACCCGCGGCTACTGGAACGACGAGGAGGCCACCGCGGAGGCGTTCGCCGACGAGGTGCCGGGGGCCGACCCGGAGGCGGGATCGGCCGGCGGCTCCGGGGACTCCGGGAAGTGGTTCCGCACGGGCGACGTCGTCGAGGTCCGCCCGGACGACTACATCGTCTTCCGCGAGCGCGCGAAACAGATCATCGTGCTCTCGACGGGCAAGAACGTCGCGCCCGGGCCCATCGAGGACGCCTTCGCCGCGAGCGAGGTCGTCGAGCAGTGTATGGTGATGGGCGACGGCCGGAAGTTCATCAGCGCGCTGATCGTCCCCAACGTCGAGGGCGTCCGCGAGTGGGCCGAGACGGAGGGGATCGACCTCCCCGACGAGGAGCGCGAGCTCTGTCGTGACGAGCGAGTCAAGGAGCGCATCGATGAGGAGGTCGAGCGCGTCAACGAGGGCTTCGAGTCCCACGAACGCATCAAGCAGTTCCGCGTGATCCCCGAGGAGTTCACCGAGGACAACGACATGCTGACGCCGACGATGAAGAAGAAACGCCGCAACATCCTGGATCGGTTCGCCGACGAGATCGAGGCGATCTACGGGGAGTAG
- a CDS encoding AEC family transporter — MEVLIRLLALLAVLLVGAGLRSSGVLDDERTEWLNAAAYYGALPALIFVSTYDQAIGELLSVRLLGGLMAVLFATAAIAWLIHRERSSTARRSVAVVQSYHSNLGYLGLPLVAATFGADVTAVASVILGVVSLVQVPLTVLILVVMNDADAAIAGELTGLIKNPVLLSLFVGLAVGSSGIVVPGTVAVGLDAVGSLALPLALLCVGASLQVDASSIDFGATGSVIGLKIVCMPVLAWIVFSTLAVDPATFTASVVMLGTPTAVSTYVFATELGGDREFASLNVFGTTLVSVATLFVLITLIG, encoded by the coding sequence ATGGAGGTCCTCATCAGACTGTTGGCGCTGCTCGCCGTCCTGCTCGTAGGGGCGGGGCTGCGCTCGTCGGGCGTCCTCGACGACGAGCGGACCGAATGGCTCAACGCCGCCGCCTACTACGGCGCGCTCCCGGCGCTGATCTTCGTCTCGACCTACGACCAGGCGATCGGCGAGCTGCTTTCCGTGCGGCTGCTGGGCGGGCTGATGGCCGTGCTGTTCGCGACGGCCGCGATCGCCTGGCTGATCCACCGCGAGCGCTCCTCGACGGCCCGCCGGAGCGTCGCAGTCGTCCAGTCGTACCACTCGAACCTCGGCTATCTGGGCCTGCCGCTGGTCGCCGCGACGTTCGGCGCGGACGTGACCGCGGTCGCGAGCGTGATCCTCGGGGTGGTCTCGCTGGTGCAGGTGCCCCTCACCGTCCTGATCCTCGTCGTCATGAACGACGCCGACGCCGCGATCGCGGGCGAGCTGACGGGGCTGATCAAGAACCCCGTCCTGCTCTCGCTGTTCGTGGGGCTCGCGGTCGGCTCCTCGGGGATCGTCGTTCCCGGGACCGTCGCGGTCGGCCTCGACGCCGTCGGCTCGCTCGCGCTTCCCCTCGCCCTGCTCTGTGTCGGCGCCTCCCTGCAGGTCGACGCCTCGTCGATCGACTTCGGCGCGACGGGCTCGGTGATCGGGCTGAAGATCGTCTGCATGCCGGTTCTGGCCTGGATCGTCTTCTCGACGCTGGCGGTCGATCCCGCGACCTTCACCGCCAGCGTCGTGATGCTCGGGACGCCGACGGCCGTCTCGACGTACGTCTTCGCGACCGAGCTCGGGGGTGACAGGGAGTTCGCCTCGCTGAACGTCTTCGGGACGACGCTCGTCTCGGTCGCGACGCTGTTCGTGCTCATCACGCTGATCGGGTGA
- a CDS encoding sensory rhodopsin transducer, whose product MSDPDEPIGKRRWEVPGGHVPTDSTGPEPEMVSHDRLCLLNAGGEMATVELTLHYVDGHEAGPYPLTVAPRRVRHVRINDLIDPYAPPLGEGYGAVVESDVPIVVQFSRGDSRQSENATFSTVAYGESGDERGGE is encoded by the coding sequence ATGAGCGACCCCGACGAGCCGATCGGGAAGCGACGCTGGGAGGTGCCCGGCGGGCACGTCCCGACCGACAGCACCGGCCCCGAGCCGGAGATGGTCAGCCACGACCGGCTCTGTCTGTTGAACGCCGGCGGGGAGATGGCGACGGTCGAACTCACGCTCCACTACGTCGACGGGCACGAAGCGGGGCCCTACCCGCTCACCGTCGCGCCCCGGCGCGTTCGACACGTCCGGATCAACGACCTCATCGACCCGTACGCGCCGCCGCTGGGCGAGGGCTACGGGGCCGTCGTCGAGTCGGACGTGCCGATCGTCGTCCAGTTCAGCCGGGGGGACAGCCGCCAGTCGGAGAACGCGACGTTCTCGACGGTCGCCTACGGCGAAAGCGGGGACGAGCGGGGAGGGGAGTGA
- a CDS encoding D-arabinono-1,4-lactone oxidase, which yields MDEEPRDEEANATWTNWSGSVSFEPDRILEPENEDELRAIVRRCAEEGRTVRVAGEGHSWTPVVETDDVVVSLGNMTGLVSCDADAGTATVRGGTTLDEAVTELHERNLAMENLGDVTLQKVAGAVGTGTHGTGPAFENLAGSLVGGRLVTGTGEVREFDAESDPDLLDAVRVSLGSLGILTELRLDVRPTYKLQRREYCARFEDAWGHFEELVEENRNFDFYWYPRSDEVKLRLLNPPGGGTDASDLEYATLVELDTNWWHEAIPAHNEIGRKFEEMEYAVPREVGEECFLEVRDRVKERWRSDVGWRLLVRTVAADETYLSTEYDRETVTISCIQNAELDHEEYFEDIEPIFREYDGRPHWGKNHTLRAPELSELYPEWDRFQEVRRELDPEGVFTSEYLADLLGGVAADRTAPSGGVRG from the coding sequence ATGGACGAAGAACCACGCGACGAGGAAGCGAACGCGACGTGGACGAACTGGTCGGGGAGCGTCTCCTTCGAACCGGACCGGATCCTCGAACCCGAGAACGAGGACGAGCTCCGGGCGATCGTGCGCCGCTGTGCGGAGGAGGGGCGGACCGTCCGGGTCGCCGGCGAGGGCCACTCGTGGACGCCGGTCGTCGAGACCGACGACGTCGTCGTCTCGCTCGGGAACATGACCGGACTGGTCTCCTGTGATGCCGACGCGGGGACGGCGACGGTCCGGGGCGGGACGACGCTCGACGAGGCCGTGACGGAGCTCCACGAGCGGAACCTCGCGATGGAGAACCTGGGCGACGTGACCCTCCAGAAGGTCGCGGGCGCGGTCGGCACCGGCACCCACGGGACGGGGCCGGCGTTCGAGAACCTCGCGGGCTCGCTCGTCGGCGGGCGGCTGGTCACCGGGACCGGCGAGGTCCGCGAGTTCGACGCGGAAAGCGACCCCGACCTGCTCGACGCCGTGCGGGTGTCGCTCGGCTCGCTGGGGATCCTCACCGAGCTGCGCCTCGACGTGCGGCCGACCTACAAGCTCCAGCGCCGGGAGTACTGCGCACGCTTCGAGGACGCCTGGGGGCATTTCGAGGAGCTGGTCGAGGAGAACCGCAACTTCGACTTCTACTGGTACCCCCGATCGGACGAGGTCAAGCTCCGGCTGCTCAACCCGCCCGGCGGCGGCACCGACGCGTCGGACCTCGAGTACGCGACGCTCGTCGAGCTCGACACCAACTGGTGGCACGAGGCCATCCCCGCACACAACGAGATCGGCCGGAAGTTCGAGGAGATGGAGTACGCCGTCCCGCGGGAGGTCGGCGAGGAGTGTTTCCTCGAGGTGCGCGACCGGGTGAAGGAGCGCTGGCGAAGCGACGTCGGCTGGCGGCTGCTCGTGCGGACCGTCGCGGCCGACGAGACCTACCTCTCGACGGAGTACGACCGCGAGACGGTGACGATCTCCTGCATCCAGAACGCCGAGCTCGATCACGAGGAGTACTTCGAGGACATCGAGCCGATCTTCCGGGAGTACGACGGCCGGCCCCACTGGGGGAAGAACCACACGCTCCGGGCACCCGAGCTCAGCGAGCTGTATCCCGAGTGGGACCGGTTCCAGGAGGTCCGGCGCGAACTGGACCCCGAGGGCGTGTTCACCTCCGAGTACCTCGCCGATCTCCTGGGGGGCGTGGCGGCCGACCGAACGGCCCCGAGCGGGGGGGTCCGGGGATGA